From a single Aliivibrio wodanis genomic region:
- a CDS encoding antirestriction protein (CDS is extended at the C-terminus in comparison to orthologues), with product MTHSNTINSTITKETEATKARAGSPKSEMVKKRKTTKKRAVVKVSKDIYQMVTDRIIAALESGVKPWACPWDRTNECSMLPMNFKTKANYSGVNILLLWSETVMKGFTSPYWLTYNQAVELGGNVIKGQKGTAIIYYKNWEKENDDGKMERIPMLKTFTVFNLDQVEGIEKPAVTVVEVREKNEFVTLNHVEDAIKNTEIKINHCGVQAFYSSTHDEITLPMVERFNSSYDYYATAWHELVHATGHKTRLDRNLKNIFGSKDYAFEELIAELGAAFCCADLGIVGEVQHESYIASWLERLSGDKKFIFKAASQATKAHQWLFKKEATQSKSKEVVSNKRKRQLPFNIPAINNELESLALHLKVDPDLIDVLSVKNDIHHFTYNNKKYAVAHRSKNLTSTVSVYFNSSFWEIAYLD from the coding sequence ATGACACATTCAAACACTATCAACTCAACAATCACTAAAGAAACAGAAGCGACTAAAGCAAGAGCAGGCTCTCCCAAATCTGAAATGGTTAAAAAGCGTAAAACAACAAAAAAACGCGCAGTCGTAAAAGTATCTAAAGACATTTATCAAATGGTGACTGATCGCATTATTGCCGCATTAGAAAGTGGGGTTAAACCGTGGGCGTGTCCGTGGGATAGAACGAATGAATGCTCAATGTTACCAATGAATTTTAAAACAAAAGCGAATTATTCAGGAGTCAATATTTTACTGCTTTGGAGTGAAACAGTTATGAAGGGTTTCACAAGCCCTTACTGGTTGACCTATAACCAAGCCGTTGAGCTAGGCGGTAACGTCATTAAAGGCCAAAAAGGAACCGCTATTATCTATTATAAAAATTGGGAAAAAGAAAACGACGACGGAAAAATGGAACGTATTCCAATGCTAAAAACCTTTACTGTGTTTAATCTTGATCAAGTGGAAGGCATCGAAAAGCCTGCGGTTACTGTGGTAGAAGTGAGAGAGAAAAACGAATTTGTAACGCTAAACCATGTAGAGGATGCGATTAAAAATACTGAAATTAAAATCAATCATTGTGGAGTTCAGGCTTTTTATTCATCGACACATGATGAAATTACGTTGCCAATGGTTGAGCGTTTTAATTCTTCTTATGATTATTATGCGACTGCATGGCATGAATTGGTTCACGCAACAGGCCACAAAACCCGTTTAGATCGTAATTTAAAAAATATCTTTGGCTCAAAAGATTATGCGTTTGAAGAATTGATCGCAGAATTGGGCGCAGCGTTCTGCTGTGCTGATCTGGGTATTGTGGGCGAGGTGCAGCATGAAAGTTATATTGCAAGTTGGTTAGAGCGTTTGAGTGGTGATAAGAAGTTCATTTTTAAAGCCGCAAGCCAAGCAACAAAAGCGCATCAATGGCTATTTAAAAAAGAAGCGACTCAGAGTAAAAGTAAAGAAGTAGTTAGTAATAAGCGTAAACGACAATTGCCGTTTAATATTCCAGCTATCAATAATGAACTTGAATCATTAGCTCTGCATTTAAAAGTTGATCCTGATCTTATCGATGTATTGAGTGTTAAAAATGACATTCATCACTTCACGTACAATAATAAAAAATATGCCGTAGCTCATAGGTCTAAAAATTTAACCTCTACAGTAAGCGTTTATTTTAACAGTAGTTTCTGGGAAATTGCTTATTTAGATTGA
- a CDS encoding membrane protein (No significant database matches), giving the protein MIDFYVAYFVFCQILSFLFPSLSWAFFAVAKGSFPRCARPPITPIRKKQVSTASGFLSSFSPTQKQHQKPVAEPKSRAFSSLSKCL; this is encoded by the coding sequence TTGATTGATTTTTATGTGGCTTATTTTGTTTTTTGTCAAATATTATCGTTTTTATTTCCCTCTTTATCCTGGGCGTTTTTTGCTGTCGCAAAAGGGTCATTTCCTCGCTGCGCTCGTCCTCCGATAACCCCTATCCGTAAGAAACAAGTTTCAACGGCTAGTGGGTTCCTGTCGTCATTCTCCCCAACGCAAAAGCAACATCAAAAGCCAGTGGCAGAGCCAAAATCAAGAGCTTTCTCTTCTCTTTCTAAGTGCTTGTAA
- the srnB gene encoding protein srnB, translating into MPKKSALTGLFVICLTILCFTWMVRGSLCELQIKNGSAVIQATLAYEAE; encoded by the coding sequence ATGCCGAAAAAATCCGCCTTAACGGGCTTGTTTGTTATTTGTTTAACGATCCTGTGTTTCACATGGATGGTAAGAGGTTCGCTTTGTGAGCTTCAAATCAAAAATGGGAGCGCGGTAATACAGGCAACACTTGCCTACGAAGCAGAGTAG
- a CDS encoding putative uncharacterized protein (No significant database matches) has protein sequence MDKQLIEKVHELWDLCGPIDCSESVENLEKEIIKFFDMIEPCRNWLSKRNKLKNIKRTPDSYTLKHEVEFSVKKWVPHSVFIFSAYLEGFNLSRSSLRSDIYVVATNIGAEKSNKYKQA, from the coding sequence ATGGATAAGCAACTAATTGAAAAGGTTCATGAACTCTGGGATCTATGTGGCCCAATAGATTGCTCAGAATCAGTAGAAAACCTCGAAAAAGAGATAATTAAATTTTTTGATATGATTGAACCTTGTCGTAATTGGCTTTCAAAGAGAAATAAATTAAAAAATATTAAACGAACGCCTGATTCATATACTTTAAAGCATGAAGTAGAATTTTCCGTTAAAAAATGGGTTCCTCATTCTGTATTTATATTTTCAGCTTATCTAGAAGGATTCAACTTATCTCGGTCTTCATTGCGCAGCGATATTTATGTAGTAGCAACGAATATAGGTGCTGAAAAAAGTAACAAATATAAACAAGCGTGA
- a CDS encoding putative acetyltransferase: protein MIQLRPMTSNEYPAYCDYFIDDYSREIAENYGHSMDRALELANQDLLRSFPNGLETNDHELLCIESGSELVGYLWHSINENDKSTFIYDFFIFPNCRNNGYGKLAITALESQLKLIGIEQIKLRVAYQNQRALKLYQEVGFAISGYNMSKKIVS, encoded by the coding sequence ATGATTCAGCTCAGACCAATGACCTCAAATGAATACCCTGCGTATTGTGATTATTTCATTGATGATTACAGCCGTGAAATAGCTGAAAACTATGGTCACTCAATGGATAGGGCGCTCGAATTGGCTAATCAGGATCTTCTTCGTAGTTTTCCTAATGGTTTGGAAACTAATGACCATGAATTATTATGTATTGAATCAGGTTCAGAGTTGGTAGGCTATTTGTGGCACTCGATTAACGAAAATGATAAATCGACCTTTATTTATGATTTCTTCATTTTTCCAAACTGCCGCAATAATGGTTATGGGAAATTGGCAATTACTGCTCTTGAGTCACAATTGAAATTGATTGGTATTGAGCAAATAAAATTGCGAGTTGCGTACCAAAACCAAAGAGCGTTAAAACTGTATCAAGAAGTTGGTTTTGCTATTTCTGGCTACAATATGTCAAAGAAAATAGTAAGTTAG
- a CDS encoding putative DNA binding helix-turn helix protein, translating into MARTLQEIMANEKPEVVAQAQELATEMLLNIHLAELRERASLTQNELALAMGVKQPTISGMEKVGQDIKLSSLKKYIEATGGKLRLDVEMSDGSHFGFAV; encoded by the coding sequence ATGGCACGTACACTTCAAGAAATAATGGCGAATGAAAAGCCAGAAGTTGTTGCTCAAGCTCAAGAGTTGGCAACAGAAATGTTATTAAACATTCATTTAGCAGAGTTACGTGAAAGAGCTTCTTTAACTCAGAATGAATTGGCTCTAGCTATGGGTGTAAAACAACCGACTATTTCTGGTATGGAAAAAGTAGGGCAAGATATTAAATTGTCATCATTAAAAAAATATATTGAAGCAACGGGTGGCAAGCTACGTCTTGATGTTGAAATGTCAGATGGTAGTCACTTTGGTTTTGCGGTGTGA
- a CDS encoding putative bacteriocin transport peptidase (putative colicin V secretion/processing ATP-binding protein CvaB): MGVEKKLTLIRQTENAECGVACLAMISDWHGYKISLRNLRAKFGITQHGMSFSRLIECAELLKLSGRAVRLDLDELHQLSTPCILHWNLNHFVVLNSIKGNKVVIHDPANGVTQLSLADVNKHFTGIALELTPTHDFKKLDEKNKIKLSELVGNTIGLKSSLIKIFAFALVLEAIALLLPMLNQIVIDEVLVGYDENLLVLIILAILLITATQTLIGLAKEWATVTLSVNFNTQWTANVFHHLFRLPIEWFEKRDIGSISAKFSAINVIQNTLTTSIIQALLDLVLVVGTLMVMLLYSPTLSVITIIAAIIYVCLRFAWFGSFKRAEENTWEANTKEESYFIETVRGVLSLRVNGTLPWRESAWRNLNINRRNAQLHEFKLTIIYNTINTTIISLVSASVLWFGANLVLNEQFTIGMLVAFLSYQGRFSGSISSLIDKYFEYKILSVYNERLADIVLTQKETDNDYAITTTQSKPIFASDNLIDFANVSFSYGTNEPLLLNKASFKIKQGEIVALVGTSGCGKSTISKLLLGIYKPTGGHIKFFGNSVLSMKEVRQRIGSVLQEDQLFSGSIIENITFFGSKSDEEWLVQCAQKAGVHDDIERLNMGYHTLVGEMGSSLSGGQKQRILIARALYKKPELLILDEATSSLDIHTESLVCQTFRDIGLPILMIAHRPETIASADRVLLLQGGVIIEVPNTFRVG, translated from the coding sequence TTGGGGGTGGAAAAAAAACTTACTTTAATCCGCCAAACAGAAAATGCAGAATGCGGTGTTGCTTGTCTTGCCATGATCTCAGATTGGCATGGATATAAAATAAGCTTGAGGAATTTACGAGCCAAATTTGGCATAACGCAACATGGCATGTCGTTTTCGCGTCTTATTGAGTGCGCAGAACTACTGAAACTCTCTGGTAGAGCGGTAAGATTGGATTTAGATGAACTACACCAATTGAGCACTCCTTGCATACTTCACTGGAATTTAAACCATTTTGTAGTTCTTAACTCAATAAAAGGAAATAAAGTTGTTATTCATGATCCAGCAAATGGTGTAACTCAGTTAAGCCTTGCCGATGTAAATAAGCACTTTACAGGTATTGCACTCGAATTAACTCCAACTCACGACTTTAAAAAATTAGATGAAAAAAACAAAATAAAGCTGTCTGAACTAGTCGGTAATACAATAGGTTTAAAATCTTCACTAATTAAAATTTTTGCTTTTGCTTTGGTTCTTGAAGCCATCGCTTTACTACTTCCAATGCTTAATCAGATTGTTATTGACGAGGTATTAGTTGGTTATGATGAAAATTTACTCGTGCTTATCATTCTTGCTATTCTTCTAATAACAGCGACACAAACTTTAATTGGTTTAGCAAAAGAGTGGGCAACAGTAACACTATCAGTTAATTTCAACACGCAGTGGACTGCGAATGTTTTTCATCACCTGTTCCGGTTGCCTATTGAATGGTTTGAGAAACGAGATATCGGTAGCATTAGTGCTAAATTTTCAGCAATCAATGTAATACAAAACACGTTAACAACTAGCATCATTCAAGCCTTACTTGACCTTGTTTTAGTAGTCGGTACGCTAATGGTAATGCTGCTGTATAGTCCAACTCTTTCCGTTATCACTATTATTGCCGCAATTATTTATGTGTGCTTACGTTTTGCATGGTTTGGATCGTTCAAAAGAGCAGAAGAAAACACTTGGGAAGCAAATACGAAAGAAGAAAGTTACTTCATAGAAACAGTAAGAGGAGTATTAAGCCTTCGAGTCAATGGAACACTACCTTGGCGGGAATCTGCATGGCGTAATTTAAATATCAATAGGCGTAATGCACAATTACATGAATTCAAGCTGACCATAATTTATAACACGATAAACACCACAATTATCAGTTTGGTGTCAGCTTCTGTACTTTGGTTTGGTGCAAATTTAGTGTTAAACGAACAATTTACGATTGGTATGCTCGTTGCGTTTCTGTCATATCAAGGACGTTTTTCGGGTAGCATCAGTTCATTAATAGATAAATATTTTGAGTACAAAATTCTCTCCGTTTACAACGAGAGATTAGCAGATATTGTACTTACTCAGAAAGAAACAGACAATGATTATGCAATTACAACTACTCAATCTAAACCCATTTTCGCTAGTGATAATTTGATTGATTTTGCGAACGTATCTTTTTCTTATGGCACAAATGAACCTCTTCTATTGAATAAAGCTTCATTTAAAATCAAACAAGGGGAGATAGTTGCTTTGGTTGGTACGTCCGGATGTGGCAAATCGACAATTTCTAAATTATTGCTTGGTATTTACAAACCTACTGGTGGTCATATCAAATTCTTTGGTAATTCAGTTCTTTCAATGAAAGAGGTGAGGCAGCGTATCGGCTCAGTATTGCAAGAGGATCAATTGTTTAGTGGTTCAATTATCGAGAATATTACTTTCTTTGGGTCAAAGTCAGATGAGGAATGGTTAGTTCAATGTGCACAAAAAGCAGGTGTACATGATGACATTGAACGATTGAATATGGGATATCACACGTTAGTTGGTGAGATGGGGTCAAGCTTGTCTGGTGGACAAAAACAAAGAATTTTAATTGCGCGTGCGTTATATAAAAAGCCAGAACTATTAATACTAGATGAAGCAACAAGTAGCTTAGATATACACACGGAATCACTAGTTTGTCAAACATTCAGAGATATTGGTCTGCCAATTTTAATGATTGCTCACCGCCCAGAAACCATTGCATCTGCAGATAGAGTCTTACTATTGCAAGGAGGTGTGATCATTGAAGTGCCAAATACATTCAGAGTGGGGTGA
- a CDS encoding putative bacteriocin secretion protein, HlyD family (YP_443456 A sub-family of peptidase family C39. Peptidase family C39 mostly contains bacteriocin-processing endopeptidases from bacteria. ABC-type bacteriocin/lantibiotic exporters, contain an N-terminal double-glycine peptidase domain Defense mechanisms COG2274): MLAQRKNLYRPGYFEAQKSGNEGSILLNISFNQNINLGLSIFVLVAIIAFITFAEYTKRETLVGIVSPLGGMVKVQANNSGYVENLFVKEGEHVEIMAPLYRIKTERFDGTGIGVKKRILTSIKNQYQLLLERRQQESEKSEFDQQSLTEDISRLDSEINILNYVLTLSYHELELTQKLVNKQKTLLNNKFMSEIDFQKQQLDLLAKESQTQTHKLNLKKLLREKQNLITKKRNIDINLNLTLKDIDRQLETINQNKVEFLYESDNQIMSPIKGVIASILTEKGHSVINGQPLLVIIPESKRAFVELYAPSKSIGFMRIGQKVKLRFDAFPHEKFGVQTGIITSVSKSSVAPDMIPNRDLIKSVAIEGLYQVKVELSKPTITVYGQEEHFVSGMTVVADVELDSRKIYEWILEPLYTIKGKI, translated from the coding sequence ATGCTTGCACAAAGGAAAAATCTTTATCGACCGGGATATTTCGAAGCGCAAAAGTCAGGTAATGAAGGTAGTATTTTACTCAATATATCTTTCAATCAAAATATAAACCTTGGGCTGTCAATCTTTGTATTAGTCGCTATAATCGCTTTCATTACTTTTGCAGAATATACAAAGCGGGAAACCCTCGTAGGTATTGTTAGTCCACTAGGGGGGATGGTTAAGGTACAAGCAAATAACTCTGGCTATGTTGAAAACTTATTCGTAAAGGAAGGGGAGCATGTAGAAATAATGGCCCCTCTATACAGAATAAAAACCGAACGATTTGATGGAACAGGTATAGGGGTAAAAAAGCGAATACTTACTTCAATCAAGAACCAATATCAACTATTACTTGAACGTAGGCAACAAGAATCAGAAAAATCAGAGTTCGATCAACAGTCTTTAACTGAAGATATAAGCCGATTAGATTCAGAGATCAACATATTAAATTATGTGCTTACATTGTCGTACCATGAATTAGAACTCACTCAAAAATTAGTTAACAAGCAGAAAACTCTACTTAATAATAAATTTATGTCAGAGATTGATTTTCAAAAACAACAGCTTGACCTGCTTGCTAAAGAATCACAAACGCAAACTCATAAGTTAAATCTTAAAAAACTATTAAGAGAGAAGCAAAATCTTATTACTAAAAAAAGAAATATTGATATTAATTTAAATCTTACCCTGAAAGATATCGATAGACAATTAGAAACTATCAACCAAAATAAAGTAGAGTTTTTATATGAGAGTGATAATCAAATCATGTCCCCCATTAAAGGTGTCATTGCATCAATACTTACGGAGAAAGGACATTCAGTGATAAATGGTCAACCCTTATTAGTTATTATTCCGGAGAGTAAGAGAGCGTTTGTTGAACTGTATGCTCCTAGCAAAAGTATTGGTTTTATGAGAATAGGACAAAAAGTAAAACTAAGATTTGACGCCTTTCCTCACGAAAAATTTGGAGTTCAAACAGGCATAATAACTAGCGTATCTAAATCATCGGTTGCGCCAGATATGATTCCAAATCGAGATTTAATTAAAAGTGTAGCTATTGAGGGGCTGTATCAAGTTAAGGTTGAACTTTCCAAGCCAACGATCACAGTTTACGGACAAGAAGAACATTTTGTATCAGGAATGACAGTTGTTGCTGATGTTGAGCTTGATTCTCGTAAAATTTATGAGTGGATACTTGAACCATTATATACAATCAAAGGGAAGATTTAG
- a CDS encoding putative bacteriocin (Contain GG-motif M(R/K)ELX3E(I/L)X2(I/V)XG(G/A) found in the leader sequence of bacteriocins), producing the protein MFCLTESEILMVDGGGEGSGAPAGYGGGSYSGSNGSSNYPSYNNGGRHSNSDLTNNPSVACLTSAINDGLAAANVSLGSRSSPASAATAGVMTSFGSMYSGGCFSMGPGGHN; encoded by the coding sequence ATGTTCTGCTTAACAGAGTCTGAAATTTTAATGGTCGATGGTGGAGGTGAAGGTAGTGGTGCTCCGGCTGGTTATGGTGGGGGGAGCTATAGTGGTAGTAATGGAAGTAGTAACTACCCATCTTACAACAATGGTGGACGTCATAGTAATTCAGATCTAACCAATAACCCTTCAGTTGCATGCCTGACAAGTGCGATCAATGATGGACTTGCGGCTGCTAATGTTAGCTTAGGGTCTCGTAGTTCTCCTGCTAGTGCTGCCACTGCAGGAGTAATGACAAGTTTTGGGAGTATGTACTCCGGTGGCTGCTTTAGCATGGGACCTGGTGGGCATAATTAA
- a CDS encoding putative bacteriocin maturation protein (Weakly similar to Klebsiella pneumoniae RYC492 MceJ microtin maturation protein), which yields MIKTFKEPNAKNTLLLEKELSETSFVRFKTYKLKKTSIIWYNKSLVKELNIDESKVESEILDNFSYVTKEYTNNINIFTNDSKFFLADRYGSRYEICNGGGARCGSNGNFQIKGIGANPLVSLQMDEHHSHGKLCILEAVNEAIWGEVCHKNLPYGAVRTLAIINTNTAIRSFYGLPEPRDLPCVLAIRQVSIRPAHFVRAPFFFPKYEYQYLRDNDTLRVKKAIHLLKDNLIVNKLHIEEPLQNALSHFLIKLAEQIAASRILGIPHRSLTSSNICLDTKFIDFGTISAVPNFSNYRYGHENYGVWDDHKLIVKWLHNLIFFINKYNKEKISDHHLNLLTTTFIENLSYFENVLLSNILRIKKSDFIKVNSFKVALQNQSETNWNRLDLMEDIVRLANKMDMYVDKNAVFHLRNEKFSQKYIINQTLKMINNTTIDDKSISDFINVYQNM from the coding sequence ATGATTAAAACATTTAAAGAACCTAATGCTAAAAATACGTTATTACTAGAAAAGGAACTAAGTGAAACCAGTTTCGTACGCTTTAAAACATATAAATTAAAAAAAACCAGTATAATTTGGTATAATAAAAGTTTAGTCAAGGAATTAAATATAGACGAATCTAAAGTAGAGTCTGAAATTTTAGATAATTTTTCATATGTAACTAAAGAATATACAAATAATATAAATATATTTACAAATGACAGTAAATTTTTTTTGGCAGATCGTTATGGCTCTAGATATGAGATTTGTAATGGTGGCGGAGCCAGATGCGGTAGCAATGGTAATTTTCAAATAAAAGGAATCGGAGCTAATCCCCTTGTTAGTTTGCAAATGGATGAACATCATTCACATGGAAAATTATGTATTCTAGAAGCTGTAAACGAAGCCATATGGGGAGAAGTGTGCCATAAAAACTTACCTTATGGAGCTGTTCGGACATTGGCCATAATTAACACAAACACAGCTATAAGAAGTTTTTATGGTTTACCTGAGCCAAGAGATCTTCCTTGTGTCTTAGCTATTAGACAGGTTTCAATTAGACCTGCACATTTTGTAAGAGCTCCTTTTTTCTTTCCAAAGTATGAATACCAGTACTTACGCGATAACGATACACTAAGAGTAAAAAAGGCTATACACCTTTTGAAAGATAATTTAATAGTTAATAAACTACATATTGAAGAGCCACTACAAAATGCTTTATCTCATTTTTTGATAAAATTAGCAGAACAAATCGCGGCATCAAGAATTTTAGGCATACCACATCGCTCATTAACTAGTTCAAACATTTGCCTTGATACTAAGTTCATTGATTTTGGCACTATAAGTGCGGTACCAAACTTTTCAAACTATAGGTATGGCCATGAAAACTATGGCGTTTGGGATGACCATAAATTGATTGTAAAGTGGTTACATAATTTAATTTTCTTTATTAATAAATATAATAAAGAAAAAATAAGTGATCACCACTTAAATTTATTAACAACCACATTTATAGAGAACCTTTCATATTTTGAAAATGTATTGTTATCTAACATATTGAGAATAAAAAAATCAGATTTCATTAAGGTTAACTCATTTAAAGTTGCACTTCAAAATCAATCAGAAACCAATTGGAATCGATTAGATTTAATGGAAGACATAGTAAGGTTGGCAAATAAAATGGATATGTATGTAGATAAAAATGCAGTTTTTCATTTAAGGAATGAAAAGTTTTCGCAAAAATATATTATTAATCAAACTTTAAAAATGATTAACAACACTACTATTGATGATAAATCAATTAGTGATTTCATTAATGTGTACCAAAATATGTAA
- a CDS encoding putative RTX toxin acyltransferase (RTX toxin acyltransferase), which yields MKTLSQLNKIISQNTPYIHVGDDMNWVIGAFIELCARSNQYYDIDIKSFLHWVKPAILHGQYKLFYTEDGVVKSGFILWAWVDDDTLSRYHTSNRFYLHPTEWNEGRNLIIIDYLDLHYSKKILEIRIGCLNI from the coding sequence ATGAAGACTCTAAGTCAACTAAATAAAATTATATCTCAAAACACACCATATATTCATGTAGGGGATGACATGAATTGGGTAATAGGTGCTTTTATAGAACTTTGCGCTAGAAGTAATCAATATTATGATATTGATATAAAATCCTTTTTACATTGGGTTAAACCAGCAATTCTCCATGGGCAATATAAATTATTTTATACCGAAGATGGAGTTGTAAAATCGGGTTTTATTTTATGGGCTTGGGTGGATGATGATACATTAAGTCGATATCACACATCCAATCGATTTTATTTACACCCAACAGAATGGAATGAAGGTAGAAATTTGATAATTATTGATTATCTTGATTTACATTATTCTAAAAAAATATTAGAGATACGTATCGGTTGTTTAAATATATAA
- a CDS encoding transposase, IS6 family, which yields MDFSGYQYPSDIILQAVRYYVSYKLSTRDIEDIFTERGNAIDHSTVNRWVITFAPMLEQNARQLKRKVSPSWRMDETYIKIKGEWWYYYRAVDKFGDIVDFYLSKERDEKAAKAFLRKAINTNGLPNKVVIDKSGANALALHNMNISLWLSVVFMLNLIEIVDVKYLNNIVEQSHRPIKQKMYQALGWKSVEGAIATMSGQEVWTQIKRGQVGDLSLPVWGRFYALAA from the coding sequence ATGGACTTTTCTGGCTACCAATACCCTTCAGATATAATTCTTCAAGCTGTACGCTATTACGTATCATATAAACTCAGTACTCGTGATATTGAAGATATTTTCACTGAGCGTGGCAATGCTATTGACCATTCCACTGTAAACCGCTGGGTTATTACTTTTGCTCCTATGCTAGAGCAGAACGCACGTCAATTAAAACGTAAAGTATCCCCATCATGGCGTATGGATGAAACCTATATCAAAATTAAAGGTGAATGGTGGTATTACTATCGAGCTGTTGATAAATTTGGTGACATCGTTGATTTTTACTTGAGCAAAGAACGTGATGAAAAAGCTGCAAAAGCCTTTCTACGTAAGGCAATTAATACTAATGGTCTGCCAAATAAAGTGGTTATAGATAAGAGTGGTGCTAATGCTTTAGCCTTACACAATATGAATATCAGCTTATGGCTAAGCGTTGTTTTCATGTTGAATTTAATAGAAATTGTCGATGTGAAATACCTCAACAATATAGTTGAGCAAAGCCATCGACCTATCAAACAAAAGATGTATCAGGCGCTGGGTTGGAAGTCGGTAGAGGGCGCAATAGCTACCATGTCAGGCCAAGAGGTCTGGACCCAAATTAAACGTGGGCAAGTTGGAGATTTAAGTTTGCCAGTTTGGGGGCGCTTTTATGCGCTCGCTGCGTAA
- a CDS encoding resolvase, whose product MYIFGYLRASTKEQDAKRAQDSLKSFAEDKGARIAGWYIENVSGASLQRPELMRLLKDAEKGDAILIEQVDRLSRLNDEDWETLKALINKKQLKVISLDLPTSHTVLMKHHNDDFTSAMFRAINNMMLDMLAAIARKDYQDRRRRQEQGIERAKVEGFYRGRRPDLDMHEKIIQLRVHNQLSVNATAKLVGVTARTVIRIVKIYNEDRV is encoded by the coding sequence ATGTACATATTTGGCTACCTAAGAGCATCAACCAAAGAACAAGATGCAAAAAGAGCACAAGACAGCTTAAAGTCTTTTGCGGAAGATAAAGGTGCTCGTATTGCTGGTTGGTATATTGAAAACGTTTCTGGCGCATCACTGCAAAGACCTGAATTAATGCGATTACTTAAAGATGCAGAAAAAGGCGATGCTATCCTTATTGAGCAGGTTGATCGGCTTTCTCGTCTAAACGATGAAGATTGGGAAACACTAAAAGCATTAATCAATAAAAAACAATTAAAAGTGATCAGCTTGGATTTACCAACCAGTCACACTGTACTAATGAAACATCATAATGATGATTTTACATCAGCCATGTTCAGAGCAATCAATAATATGATGTTAGACATGCTGGCGGCCATAGCACGAAAAGATTATCAGGATAGACGAAGACGTCAGGAGCAAGGTATTGAAAGAGCCAAGGTGGAAGGTTTTTACAGAGGCCGAAGACCTGATTTAGATATGCATGAAAAAATAATCCAACTTCGTGTTCATAATCAGCTAAGTGTCAATGCAACAGCGAAGTTGGTAGGGGTAACAGCAAGAACCGTGATACGAATAGTTAAAATATACAATGAAGATCGAGTTTAG